A window of Tachyglossus aculeatus isolate mTacAcu1 chromosome 26, mTacAcu1.pri, whole genome shotgun sequence genomic DNA:
actgcagatatgtacataaatgctgtggggctgggagtgggaggggcggggggttggatgaagggaacaaatcagggcgatgtagaaaggagagggagaagagggaaggaggacttagggaaggcttcttggagatgtgccttcaataaggctttgaagggggagagagtaattatctgttggatttgaggagggagggctttccaggccagaggaaggacgtgggtgaaaggctggcgatgagatagacaagatcaaggtacagtgagaaagttagcactagaggagcaaagtgtgcgggctaggttgtagtaggagaacagcgaggtgaggtaagagggggcaaggtgatagagtgctttaaaggcaatggtgaggaaattttgttcgatgcagaggtggatgggcaactaggttcttgagtggggaaacagatcctgaacatttttgtaaaaaaatgatctgggcagcagatatggactggagtggggagagataggaggctgggaagtcagcaaggaggctgatacagtaaccaagatggggtaggataagtgattggattaccgtggtggcagtttggatggagaggaaaggacgtatTTTTGCAGTGTTGCGGAGGTGGACTCAACAGGATTtggcgatggattgaatatgtaggtcgaatgagagggaggactcaaagataacaccaaggttatgggtttttgagacaggaagaatggtggtacaGTCTACAGcggtgggaaagttagggggaggacagggtttgggaggggagataaattcagttttggacatactaagtttgaggtgacggaaaGACATTCAACTAGAGATGCCTTGTGGGCCAGAGGAAAACAGACTGCagggagagatcaggactggaaatgtagatttgggaaccattggcatagaagtggtagttgaagccatggaaccaaatgagttctccaagggagtggatgtaggtggggaatagaaggggaaccagagcggaaccttgagggacctccacagtcagggggtgggaggcagaggaggagcctgtgaaagggactgagaataaGCAGACGGCTATAGGAAGGTAACCGGGAGACGACAGCAtcgatgaagccaaggttggagaacaTTTCTAGGAAAGGGGGATGATTGACAgcatctaaggcagctgagaggttgggaaggattaggatggagaggatcaatggtgacctttgagaaggtggtttctgtgaagtgaagggaacGGGATGGAGGCTtattccccccaacacacaccaccACCCTTGGCCTGGCCTGACGCCCCCTACACTCTTCTTTCTGTCCTGGTCTGTCCCTGCAACGCCCCCCCTGCATTCCCTATACACCCTCCTGGTCCAGTCcatcctcacacacacacacacacacacaccccaccgtGCCCGCCCATCCCTGGCCTGGCCCATCCCCATGCTGCCCCACCCCCTGGTCCGGCCTTTCCCTGCAGCCCATCTCCATTCCTCCCACACCCCTACCGCCCGGCCCATCCCCGttgcccacccccccaccccaccagtggCTCAGCCTGTCTCTCTACTCCCACACCCCAACAGCCCTGCAGCCAGGCTCGTCCCCACACCTCCCCGACTCCTGGTCTGGATCAGCCCCACGCTCCGGCCCAGCCCATCCTGtgcaccaccccccaccccgccttcgtCCAGCCCATCCCCACACCCCTCACACCTGCGGGGCCTGGCCCCGTCCCCCGCACCCTCACACTCTGGTGGCCCATCCCGCGCCCCTCACACCTTGGTCAGCCCGGCCTGTCCCCACAGAGCAAGGGCGGGATCCTGTCAAAAGCCTGTGACTACATCCGGGAACTTCGCCAGACCAGCCAGCGCCTGCAGGACACATTTAAGGAGGCCGAGAGGCTGCAGGTGGACAACGACCTCCTGAGGCAGCAGGTGAGGCCCCTGGGGGTTGGGCAGAGGTCCCTGCCTGCCCCCCAACAGCTCCCAAGCCGGCAGcgcccatctcctccccccactcccagtaGTGACCCTGCTGTTCCCCCAGATCGAGGAGCTGAAGAACGAGAATTCGCTGCTCCGGGCTCAGCTGCAGCAGCACGGACTGGACATTGTGGGGGAGACGCCCCGccagtgacccctgaccccgctGAGACCCCATGCACCTACCCTGAGAGGGAGGGGGTGtgacccccccccttccccaggcccctgcATTTTTTATAGTAGATTTTTAACAAAATCTGGGAGAGAGCACGTCTGTGGATTCAGCCTCTGcctccatctgtctgtccgtccatctgtccgtccatctCTGTCTGCCACCTCTCCCGTGCCCCCCACCGCTCCCATCCTCTCTCTGATCctcagcagaggaagggaggcgtGTGAGGCCTGCCGGATTCTGTACATTCAGagcttcccccccttccctccccgcccccaacacaTCAGGCAAGGGCAGCAAACCTCCATCCAGCTGAATggggttggagggtggggaggctaCGGGactctggagggggaggggtcaAAGAGCTGGGGGctgctcccctttttcctctccatgtggcctggggtgggggtggagctgAGGGacccggggaggggacgggggtctGGCCTGCACCTCTCCAGCCTCCTTCCacccacctgtgtgtgtgtgtgtgtgtgtatgtgtggtgtgtgtgtggtttatgaatgaaagagagagtgagtgagtgagagagaaaggTATTTAAACTGCAATAAACTGGTCTCCACACAGCCCCCCCTCTATCCACGTGTCTGTCTGCCAACCTGCCCGTCCGCCCACACTAGGGGAGACTTGGTCTTGTGGGGGGGTGGTCCTAGCCCCTGTGAGCCCTGCAGCTGCAAacttctcccccctgccccccagggctGCCAAGCTATACACTCATGGGacgggggaggggctggggctgatcaatacatcagtcagttgtacttattgaacacttattcttCAGAGCAaggggctaagcgcttggaagagtacaatgcaatagagctggttgacatgttccctgtccccaaagagcttacagtctagctgggggagacagacgttaatataaattacagacccatacataaatgctgtggggctaaggtcaGGGTGAATAAcaagtccttaaagggtacagatccaagtgcgtaggtgatgcagaggcGAGGAGGGttaggggaaaggaaggcttagttaaATAAAGGctgctgggaggagatgggactttgggagggttttgaaggtagggagagtggtggtttgttggctaggaagagggagggggtgggaattccaggccaggagcaggatatgggcaagggggtggtagtgagatagatgaggctgagattcagtgaataggttggtgttagaggagcggagtatgcgagctggactgtagtagatctgtgaggtaaggttggagggtcGGGTGGGCAAgctatttgagtgctttaaagcccatccTGTGGAGTTTCTACtggacacagaggtggatggacaaccactggaggttcctgaatgAGGAAAAATGAACTAACTGTTTTAGAAaaagggcagcagagtggagtaagggccgcagtgaagagagacaggtggtagggaggtcaatgaggaggctgatgcagtagtcaaagcaggatgggataagtgcttagatcagcgtagtagcagtttggatggggaggaaagggtgggttttaacgatgctgtgaaggtaggccAGGATATGTGACAGACTGGATATGGGGCTATGAATGAGACTGATAAATTGAGGACAATCCTAAaggtacgggcttgtgagatcggGCGGTTAGTGGTGTTGGCTACAGTGATAGGGAAAACAGGAGAGTCTGTTTTCCCGTTGGCTCTCCATTCCCTGTGACACCCTCTTCCCACCCATCCCATCCTGCGAGCATCGGGAGGGAACTGTGTGCCTCCTGTGCCCCTCTCTATGCCCCCTTTAAGTCCTGCAGTcataggaggggggaagggagagaagggtggttGGATCCCCAggtttccatccccccatccccctcctattCCACTCCAGTCTTCCAGCCTTGAGTCCTACAGTCACAAGGAGAGGGGGGTTTTGACCcctgctgtttccctccctccctccccacccctacagTTTCCCAGCTATGAGTTGGTCAGTCATGGGGTtagatggaggggcgggggctccatccccatcccctctccactcaccagtgtggctcagtggaaggagcccgggcttgggagtcagaagtcgtgggttctaatcccagctctgccacttgtcagctgtgtgactttgggcaagtcacttaactcctttgtgcctcagttccctcatctgtaaaatggagattaagactgtgagcccctcgtgggacaacactgattaccttgaatcccccccaagtgcttagaacagtgcttggcacatagtaagcgcttaacaaataccaacgttattattattaccactgcgcCCGTTCTGAGTCCCACAGTCAGGGCTGTAGTGGAGGGGAGGGCTGCACACCcagacccccaacacacacatactcGGCCCGCCCCCTGTCACTGGACCGTGACCCCGAGTCTGAGGTGGGGAAGGACCGGGCAGGTTTGGCCCGCCTGCCTGACGCCTCGAGCTTCAGGCCTGGCGCCTCTGGCTGcgacccctgaccccagccctgaGAGTTGTGAAATGGACTGGAAACCTAGGGGCCTCCCTGTCCATCTGCTCCCGCTCCTCCCACCTGTGTTTATCCATTTCCCAGCCTCTGGCTACCCATCCCCTCAtctgtccatccctctgcccccacaTTGCCGCCTGTCTGTCTACAGGGCCCTGGGCCAGGACGGGGGGGTTGGGCGGCGGGGGGAGTTCCCAGGGTGCACAGAGGGTGGCAACAGCACATGGGTCAACAGTTGTGGAGCAGGCGGaggcctccccctcttcccaaaTGTTCCAGCATCACAGTCAACAAAACACCTGGGTCTGTGCCCTACTTGTGTCCGCCCCCCCAGCCACCCTCCAGCGCACTGCACTGTCAGGGCTCGAGGGGCAGACATGACGGCATGAGCGCGCGAGtctgtgtgtgactctgggtCACCCCCGCCCCCAGGGGTGACGCGGTCTCCGGTTCTCGCTTATCTGCCCTGGTGCCCTGGCCTTCTTGGAAACggggggagcggggccgggggggtACAGCTCGGGGCTCATAAAAGGGGCCTTCGCTCCTGGAGGCGACCCACAGTCAGGCACAGAGACCCGGCGAGACAGACACGACAACTACGATGGCTCGACCTACGAGACCCTTCACCCACGgccgccccctcttcctcctctttctcctgttcCTGCTGTTCCTGCTCCCGCTGTGCTCCAGCCTCGCACCCACTTCCAGCGAGCAGGTGAGGGGATGCCAGAAAGACCGGGCTGGTGGGGGACCGCATCTTGGGGGGCCAGGGGCCCTCACTCCGCTGCTCCCTACTCAGGCTCAGGAAACAGCGGACAGATTGGCCCCGATCTCAGGGACGGCAGGAGTCCCACAAGGCTTCATGGTGAGTCCCGAACCGGGCCCCACAGCCCAGTGGGCAGCGGCAGAGACTGGGTCTGAATAAGGTAGGGGTTAGGGGTGCAGAGAGGACTCCCGGCGGCCCGGGTGAGGATATGGTGGGGGTAGGGAATGGGGTAGGGGGCTGACGGCCCACGCCCACGCACCAATCACCCCTTCCACTGTTCCCAACCCCAGGCCCGTCTCCAGAGAACCCGGAGACACAATTCCCACTTCCCCATCTGCTCCTTCTGCTGCGGCTGTTGCCGGAACCGGGACTGCGGCTTTTGCTGCCGAACCTGACCGGACGGGACGGAGCGGAACCAGACGCAGACCAAACACATATCGGCCCCGACACGACCTGGACCGAACCCGGGCCCTCGCTGCCCTTCCCGCCCTATCCCGTCCCAGTCCATATTTATATGTCCAGCCCAGCCTCAGCAATAAAGGTTTTTCCAGATGCTTCGTCTCGTTTCCCCTCGCACCCTGACGGCGGTAGAGTCGGGCGGAGCggtagggagttggggaggggagaaatgggGCACAGTGCCAAGCTCGGGGAGTGGGAGGAGTCTGCGCCCTGAGAGAGGCTCCGTGCGGCGCTGGCAAGAGCAGTGAGGTCATCACCGAGACCAGTGAGGGTTCTGGAGCCCTGCAGCCTGCCTGTCCCATGAAACCACTTCAGCCCAGAAACGGCCccgacaatcaatcgtatttattgagcgcttactgtgtgcagagcagagcccaGAAGGGGCCCGGCACCAAAGGGTCTCAGGAAAGATGGGATCTTTCATTTTGATGGACCTCTCCCAAGGGCCAGGTCCAGTCCGTCAGTTAGTCAAGCAACAGGACTGAGGGAGCACCTTAGGTGTGCACGGGaacctgtgctgagcacttgcttGGGATAGGATAGTAGTTCTGGGCAGGGGTTCTGAGGTAGGAGAAGGTACCAAAGAACAGGGATGGGTAATCGCAACAttacccccgccgccgccccccccttCGCACGGCGCCGGCCCCTACCACAACACACACAAAGCACTAATGCCCACAAGTAGTTGGGTGGCagtcgggggtgtgtgtgtgtggtgtgtgtgtgtgtgtgtgatgatggGTGAGCAGAGGAGATAAGATGAGATGTTACCCGGGTTGTGCCCAGGATAGGAGTCAAGCCGGGCACCTGGGCCAGTGCTCTGCTGAATGGCGGCTGCCGGGAGTGGAGTGGGGCCGGGGCTGAGGCTTGAGAGGGTCCAAGGCCCCCGCTCCAGAACAACTCCTCTAAGCCCGTGTTCGTCCTGCGGCCGGTGGGAGGGGCGGGCGGTGGGACCCAGGCGTCCGGCTGTCCAATCTCAGGATGGCACAAGGGCCCCTTTGTGCTCCcccggggcagaggaggagccgtgCTGGAGGCAGGCGGCCCCTGGTACCCCAGGAgggcgggcaggggaggggaggggtggcagCACGGGTAGACCCCGAGGTCGGCGCAGCCGGAGCCGGGGACCAAGCAGCCTGCGAGTCGGCGTGGTAAGTGGGCCCAGGGTCGGGCCGGACCGAGCCGGGGCGCGGGCGGCAGGAGGAGGAATCCGGTGGGTTGGTTCCTGTTTGCTGGGTGCTGAGCTGCTCCCCAGAGCCAGCAGCACACGTCCTCACCGAGGGGCTTCTGGGCGGCTAGGAGTGGGGGAAGCCCACCCTGGATAAGCAGCTCTGCTCTCTAACCTCCGCCCTCCGCCTGGAGCGGCTGGGCCCATGGTCGGAATCCATGCAAGACCCGACGGCCACGGACACGCAGTGCACCGCCCTCCGACGCGAACGTgtgccgcacacacacacacacccaaacccGACGGCCAGACGTCCGCGGAGGCGCGCTGCATCCCTCCCCCCCCGACGGCCGCGGCCGCGCACCGTCCTCCGACCCCCGATGGCGGCGGCCGCGCACCGCCTCCCCCTCCACCGCGGCctcggcccgccccgccccgccccgacgGCCGCCCCGCGGCGGATTCTCTCCGCGGCCGCCGGGGAACAGGCCTCCTTTGTGCGGGCCCCGAGGGtccgaggggaggaggagaggagtcgACAACAATGCCCTCGGCACGCGGGGAATTTCGCCCCGTGAAACGGGCCCATTGAGGAGAGAGTCGCGGCCGCCCAGGCCCGGCCCGAGCCTCAGGCAGgccggcaggcaggcaggcaggcagccgGGCCGGGCCCCGTGGGCGGCTTCCCCGGCGCCTGGGCCTCGGAGCTGGGGCGGAGGGCGGAGGGCGAGGggctctcctctccagccccccttTCTGTCGGCTACTCCAGGCAGGAGGCTTCAGGGAATCGCGGCCCCAAGGCCACAGGTGAGGGGTCGGGCGTCGGGGGTCCGAGTCTGGAGCCGTTTCTCAGGCGCACGTCCCATCCGTCTAGATTCTCCCCAAcgcccctcctcctccgctcgcccgcccgccccccggccgccACCATGATGTACCTGACGACCCTGCCGCTCTTCTGGATCATCATCGCAGGTAGCCGGGggccgtgggggcggggggagggatgaCGCCCCGTCGGCGAGAGCAAGGGGCGAACCcgcctgcgggggggggggggagggttgggggggtgcCCGGCGCCGCCCCCCCCGTCGAGCGCGCCGCCCCGcctcgcccccgcccccagcctctcGCGGCGGCCAGTGGGGCGCCTGGATGCCCGCCTCCATCGCCGCCTTCGAGGGCACCTGCGTGACCATCCCCTGCCGCTTCGACTTCCCGGACGAGCTGCGGCCGGCCGTCGTGCACGGCGTCTGGTACTTCAACAGC
This region includes:
- the LOC119945755 gene encoding hepcidin, with the protein product MARPTRPFTHGRPLFLLFLLFLLFLLPLCSSLAPTSSEQAQETADRLAPISGTAGVPQGFMARLQRTRRHNSHFPICSFCCGCCRNRDCGFCCRT